Proteins from a single region of Dehalococcoidia bacterium:
- a CDS encoding HAD family hydrolase → MIKGIIFDLDDTLTIHEKIYNKEYIRISQEISKNIIDKNTLEIIIKKINEIGSIKYFKKYLDAKFGGRDILWGDIGGSGEVNEFISTSYNIIRTEIWKEITKNILGINNINISEISNNHIHNMWEMIEAYDDVIPVLLKLKRLKLAVLTNGMAIHQRRKLAKSGLLYFFSGKNRQILTSSEIKFGKPFPHGYEIIIKNFKLSKNEILMVGDRPEGDILGANKLGIKSVYINRENENISNNEFRPTYEINSMYELLEIIAKYNN, encoded by the coding sequence ATGATTAAGGGAATTATTTTTGATCTAGATGATACTCTAACAATCCATGAAAAAATTTATAATAAAGAATACATTAGAATATCTCAAGAAATATCAAAAAATATAATTGATAAAAATACTTTAGAAATCATTATAAAAAAAATAAACGAAATTGGTTCAATAAAATATTTTAAGAAATATTTAGATGCAAAATTTGGTGGAAGAGATATTCTTTGGGGTGATATAGGAGGTTCCGGAGAAGTAAATGAATTCATTTCTACAAGTTATAACATAATAAGAACAGAAATTTGGAAGGAAATTACAAAAAATATTCTGGGTATTAATAATATAAATATTTCTGAAATCTCAAATAATCACATTCACAATATGTGGGAAATGATTGAAGCCTATGATGATGTTATACCTGTTTTATTAAAACTAAAAAGGCTTAAGTTAGCAGTATTGACAAATGGAATGGCTATACATCAAAGGAGAAAGTTAGCAAAGTCAGGTCTCTTGTATTTTTTTTCTGGTAAAAATAGGCAAATATTAACTTCAAGTGAAATAAAGTTTGGAAAACCTTTTCCACATGGTTATGAAATTATTATAAAGAATTTCAAATTATCTAAAAATGAAATCTTAATGGTAGGAGATAGACCTGAAGGAGATATATTGGGAGCAAATAAATTAGGAATAAAATCAGTTTATATAAATAGAGAAAATGAAAATATATCTAATAATGAATTTAGACCTACTTATGAAATAAATTCAATGTACGAATTATTAGAAATAATAGCTAAATATAATAATTAA
- a CDS encoding tartrate dehydrogenase, with product MKKYKIAVIPGDGIGVEVVSSALEVLSHISKKNDFELKFSNFDWSSEYYFKNGVMMPDDGINQLTEFDAIFLGAVGHPDIQDHITLNGLLLPIRRAFDQFACVRPSILYPGVDTPLKNIKPYDVDFIVVRENTEGEYANVGGFQYKNFPEEVAVQSAVFTRKGCERVIRYAFELALERNKKNHVTSITKSNAQGYSMTLWDRCFEDIKSEYPKVSTNSLLIDAACMDFIRKPTEFDVVVASNLFGDILTDIGAIITGSMGLASSGNIDPTRKNPSMFEPTHGSAPDIVGKEISNPMAQILTGGIMLSHLGETEAAKELENSVKKVIESGEILTPDLGGHSKTKEVTQAIISKL from the coding sequence TTGAAAAAATATAAAATAGCAGTTATTCCGGGTGATGGAATAGGAGTAGAAGTAGTTTCAAGTGCCTTAGAAGTATTAAGTCATATCAGTAAGAAGAATGACTTTGAACTAAAATTTTCAAACTTTGATTGGAGCTCAGAATATTACTTTAAGAATGGAGTAATGATGCCTGATGATGGTATAAATCAATTGACTGAATTTGATGCTATATTTCTAGGTGCAGTTGGCCACCCAGATATACAAGACCACATTACTTTGAATGGACTTCTTCTGCCAATAAGAAGAGCCTTTGATCAGTTTGCTTGCGTAAGACCTTCTATTTTATATCCAGGAGTTGACACTCCTCTAAAAAATATTAAACCATACGATGTAGATTTTATTGTTGTAAGAGAAAATACTGAAGGAGAGTATGCTAACGTTGGGGGCTTTCAATATAAAAATTTTCCTGAAGAAGTAGCTGTACAAAGTGCAGTATTTACAAGAAAAGGATGTGAAAGAGTTATTAGATATGCATTTGAATTGGCACTAGAAAGAAATAAAAAAAATCATGTCACTTCGATAACAAAGTCTAATGCTCAAGGTTATTCAATGACACTTTGGGATAGATGTTTTGAAGATATAAAGTCTGAGTATCCTAAAGTATCCACAAATTCATTATTGATAGATGCTGCTTGTATGGACTTCATTAGGAAACCAACTGAATTTGATGTTGTTGTAGCCAGTAATCTTTTTGGAGATATTTTGACAGACATAGGAGCTATAATAACAGGTTCGATGGGATTAGCTTCAAGCGGTAATATAGACCCAACTAGAAAAAATCCTTCTATGTTTGAACCAACACATGGATCTGCTCCAGATATCGTAGGAAAAGAAATTTCTAATCCAATGGCTCAAATTTTGACTGGAGGAATTATGTTGAGTCACCTTGGTGAAACTGAAGCTGCAAAAGAACTTGAAAATTCTGTAAAGAAAGTCATAGAATCAGGAGAAATTTTAACTCCTGATCTAGGTGGGCATTCTAAAACAAAAGAAGTAACCCAAGCCATTATTTCTAAACTATGA
- a CDS encoding NAD(P)-dependent oxidoreductase yields MKIGFIGLGNMGQGMANNLLSKGADLRVYTRNKEKINLMEKKGAKGCYDLSDIVNQSEIILTCLPDINTSKEVILGEKGISSNEFIENKIIIDHSTVDVATSKQCFYELNKKGASFLDAPISGGPIGARDGTLSIMVGGNDLAFKKAKPFFEMMGKTIKKMGDSGTGTAMKLINQLLTAVHTTASAEALALSNAAKINIDSAMEILMVSFGYSKMLERSAPIIRDRDFKDSSVPARNIHKDISIIEKMGKELSVGLPLTKVTKKLYDELKSKGKEMDDMAGIIQIIEGN; encoded by the coding sequence ATGAAAATAGGATTTATTGGTTTGGGAAATATGGGGCAAGGTATGGCGAACAATTTATTGTCAAAAGGTGCTGATCTAAGAGTTTATACCAGAAATAAAGAAAAAATAAATTTAATGGAAAAAAAAGGAGCAAAAGGCTGTTACGATTTATCAGATATTGTGAACCAAAGTGAAATAATATTAACTTGTTTGCCAGATATTAATACCTCTAAGGAAGTGATATTAGGAGAAAAAGGAATTAGCTCTAATGAATTTATTGAAAATAAAATAATTATTGATCATTCAACAGTAGATGTAGCTACATCCAAACAATGTTTTTATGAATTAAATAAGAAAGGAGCAAGCTTTTTAGACGCTCCTATTTCTGGTGGTCCTATTGGAGCAAGAGATGGAACCTTATCAATTATGGTTGGAGGAAATGATTTGGCATTCAAAAAAGCTAAACCTTTCTTCGAAATGATGGGGAAAACAATAAAAAAAATGGGTGATTCTGGAACTGGAACTGCTATGAAGTTAATAAATCAATTGCTAACAGCAGTTCATACCACAGCTTCAGCTGAGGCTCTAGCTTTATCAAACGCCGCAAAGATAAATATTGATTCTGCTATGGAAATACTCATGGTAAGTTTTGGGTATTCCAAAATGCTAGAAAGATCAGCTCCGATAATTAGAGATAGAGATTTTAAAGATTCTTCAGTACCTGCTAGAAATATACACAAAGACATATCTATAATTGAAAAAATGGGAAAAGAGCTCTCCGTAGGATTGCCTTTAACCAAAGTAACAAAAAAATTATATGATGAATTAAAATCTAAAGGAAAAGAGATGGATGATATGGCTGGAATTATACAAATCATTGAGGGAAATTAG
- a CDS encoding 3-phosphoglycerate dehydrogenase produces MAKIVIVDDDPQVISYESEFFDSLEELNEIFIYKTRPANSREILERIVDAHTVVITKATTQITNNIIENSSSLKHIAVFGPALDHIDIESAKRNKIKVSSIRNVLTNSVAEHTISLMMSLNKKIPELDRRIREDEWPSIEVELLEGKTLGIIGSGAIGEKVARMGHSLGMKIIISPMIRIDKVRSLSFEEYAKVTELDYLLENSDVVSIHTRVEEGKKYLIDTEELSLMKSTAILINTARGKLLNEEALYNSLVSGKISGAALDVFELEPIREKNKLKRLHNVILTSHNAANSAEVIKKSINILAENIISNL; encoded by the coding sequence ATGGCTAAAATAGTTATTGTAGATGATGACCCACAAGTAATTTCCTATGAATCTGAATTCTTTGATTCTCTGGAGGAATTAAATGAAATTTTTATATACAAAACCAGACCTGCAAACTCAAGAGAAATATTGGAAAGAATAGTCGATGCCCACACTGTTGTTATTACAAAGGCTACAACTCAAATAACTAATAATATAATAGAAAACTCTTCTTCGCTTAAACACATAGCAGTATTCGGTCCAGCACTTGATCATATAGATATTGAATCAGCAAAAAGAAATAAGATAAAAGTATCTTCAATTAGAAATGTTCTTACAAATTCAGTTGCAGAACATACAATTTCTCTAATGATGTCTCTTAATAAGAAAATCCCTGAATTAGATAGAAGAATTAGGGAAGATGAGTGGCCTTCAATAGAGGTGGAATTATTAGAAGGAAAAACACTAGGAATAATTGGTTCAGGAGCAATTGGTGAAAAAGTAGCTAGAATGGGGCATAGTCTTGGAATGAAAATTATTATTTCTCCCATGATTAGAATTGATAAAGTTAGATCTCTGAGCTTCGAGGAATATGCAAAAGTAACTGAATTAGACTATCTTTTAGAAAATTCAGATGTGGTTTCAATACATACAAGAGTAGAAGAAGGTAAAAAATACTTAATTGATACTGAAGAATTATCACTTATGAAATCTACAGCAATATTAATCAATACAGCTAGAGGGAAATTACTAAATGAAGAAGCATTATATAATTCTCTAGTTAGTGGGAAAATATCAGGAGCAGCATTGGATGTATTTGAATTAGAGCCAATTAGAGAAAAAAATAAGCTCAAGAGGTTACATAATGTAATTCTGACATCACATAATGCTGCAAACTCTGCAGAAGTCATAAAAAAAAGTATTAATATATTAGCTGAAAATATAATTTCAAACCTTTAG
- a CDS encoding virulence factor: MSSYKILYWKEIPTQIKYTDSDGQETSYPLSLFFQQAIDAIAMHDGSITSGEYLDAWEWGKILDTDKEPEDIVLSFDNNIPKSFINKLRKLHDSGQRDPSPGAIDIWFQN; encoded by the coding sequence ATGTCTTCATATAAAATTTTATACTGGAAAGAAATTCCAACTCAAATAAAATATACAGATTCTGATGGGCAAGAAACATCTTACCCATTGAGCTTGTTTTTTCAACAAGCTATAGATGCTATTGCTATGCATGATGGATCAATAACTTCTGGAGAATATTTAGATGCATGGGAATGGGGAAAAATTTTAGATACTGATAAAGAACCTGAAGACATTGTATTAAGTTTTGATAATAATATACCTAAGTCATTTATAAATAAACTGAGAAAACTTCATGATTCTGGTCAAAGAGACCCTTCCCCAGGAGCAATTGATATATGGTTTCAAAATTAA